In Zea mays cultivar B73 chromosome 7, Zm-B73-REFERENCE-NAM-5.0, whole genome shotgun sequence, the following proteins share a genomic window:
- the LOC111589755 gene encoding uncharacterized protein, which produces MATVELMEEEEEDTSRLSELIALAEAGLRAQEEEDEFMSQAAEEVEVAYYKQKSDEAEAEDELFSQATDEVEANYYKRTVDKCDAGQCSKWNEVVVDDCATDDSEDELLIDCDSD; this is translated from the exons ATGGCGacggttgagctgatggaggaggaggaggaggacacatctagattgagtgagcttatcgctctcGCAGAG gcaggattacgtgctcaagaggaagaggacgagTTTATGTCTCAGGCCGCTGAAGAGGTAGAGGTGGCTTATTACAAGcagaagtctgatgaggctgaggctgaggatgagctattctcccaagctaCAGATGAAGtagaagccaattattacaagagaactgttgacaagtgtgatgcaggacaatgcagcaagtggaatgaggttgtcgttgatgattgcgcgacggatgactccgaagatgagttacttaTAGATTGTGATTCTGATTGA